The DNA region TATCTGTCAATTCCTATAATTAAAGCAACTGTGTAATCATAAAGATGAACCGTTTGAGCAGATCCTTTTGCTGACTTTGCTGTTACTAAAATTCCTCGTTGTTGAGCAGAATAGGCATTAGAATAAAAGCTGAATAAAAAAATAAAAATAAATAATGATGATAATGCTTTGGTTTTCAATGTTTTGGTTTTGATTTTAATTTTGTTACTTTCCATGCTTAATTTTTGTTCTTCTTTTGTTAGTTAAAGATTTAGTTTTAATAAGGATATATCTTGCTGATATTTGATTATCAAGTGTTTTATGACAATTTATCAACTACAGAAATAGGCTTTGTTAATATTTTTTTCTATTGACATTAAAATAAGGTTGCATTTATTTTCTTTCTAATTTCCATTCGTTAATTATAAATATTCACTTCATTAAAAAAATTAAGAAGGTAACACATGCTTATTGATCTTCAAGGCCAGATTGAGCGAATAACTTACACTAATCCTGAAAATGGCTATACTGTTGCAAAATTAAAGGTTTATGGACAAGATGACCTTATTACTATAGTTGGAAGTTTATTTTCTCCATCACCGGGAGAAATCCTTAAAATTAAGGGTGAATGGGCGGAGCATTCTAAATATGGGAGCCAGTTTAAAATTGTAGAATATACTACTACTGTTCCAGCAACAGTTTATGGAATAAAAAAATATCTTGGATCAGGTCTTATTAAAGGAATAGGTCCAGTCATGGCTGAACGAATTGTTAAACAGTTTGGTAAAGACACCCTTGATATTATTGAAACCGATCCCCATAAACTTTCTGAAATAGGTGGTATAGGCTCAAAAAGAATAAAAATGATCGAGGATGCATGGATAGCCCAGAAAGAAATTAGAAATGTAATGATTTTTTTGCAAGCTCACGGAGTTAGCTCAGGATATGCTACAAAAATATTCAAACAATACGATTCAAGGTCAATACAGGTTGTAAAAGAAAATCCATATAGACTTGCTATGGATATATACGGGATTGGTTTTGTTACTGCGGATAAAATTGCTGAAAAATTAGGATTTTTAAAAGATGCTCCTGTTCGAGTTCAAGCAGGAATAATATATGTTTTGCATCAAGTCGCGGATGATGGGAATGTTTATTATCCCTATCAAGAGCTTATCAAGAAAAGTGAAGAAATTCTTCAAGTTCAAAGCGATCCTGTAATTGAAGCTATTTCTGAAATGACAAAAGAACAAAAAATCGTTATGGAAGATTTAAATGAGTCACTTGATACTTTTATTGCTAATAATAAGGCTGTCTATCTGACAAAATATTATGTTTGTGAAACTGGAATAGCGCGAAAAATGAAATCCATTATTCAAGAGGGTAGGGCGATTAAAAGTGTAAATCCTGATGAGTCTGTTTCTTGGGTTCAAAGTAAACTCTCAATAGTATTGGCTGAGAAACAAAAACAAGCTATACAAACAGCAATCCAAAATAAAATCGTTGTAATTACTGGAGGCCCTGGAACAGGTAAAACAACTATAATAAATGCTATACTTAAAATATTTTCCCAATTAACTCCAAATATACTTCTTGCAGCACCAACTGGTAGGGCTGCAAAGCGTATGAGCGAAACTACTGGTTATGAATCTAAAACTATTCATAGAATGCTTGAATTTAACATGCAAAACGGAGGATTTCAAAAAAACGATGAAAAACCTTTAAAATGCGATATCCTTATAATAGATGAAGCATCCATGATAGATACTGTTTTAATGTATCATTTATTAAAAGCTGTTCCTTTACATGCAGTTTTGATTTTTGTGGGAGATGTAAACCAGCTTCCTTCCGTTGGAGCTGGAAATGTGTTGAATGATATAATATTGTCAGGAACTATTCCTGTTGTAACTTTAACTGAAATATTTAGACAAGCAAAGGAAAGCAGTATTATTGTAAATGCCCATAGAATTAATAATGGATTTTTCCCTGTCTTTGACCTTGATGGAACTAAAAAAGACTTTTTTTTTATGAATCATGATGACCCAGAAAAAGTATTAGAATTTATCATTGAAATTGTGAAAGAAAGAATACCAAAACGTTTTGGACTTGACCCAATTGAAGATATTCAAGTGCTTACACCAATGAATAAAGGCATTGTAGGAACTAATAACTTAAATTTACAATTACAAGAAATATTAAATCCTTCTAATAATGGAGAAGAGGTTTTAAGGCGCGGACGAACTTTTAGAATCAATGATAAAGTTATGCAGATAAAGAATAATTACGATAAAATGATATTTAATGGAGATATTGGTAGAATCATAAATATTGATAAAGAACAACAAGAAGTAATTATAGACTTTGATAAAAAAGAGGTATTCTTTGATTTTAGCGATTTGGATGAGATTGTTTTGGCTTACGCTGTGTCTGTACATAAATCCCAAGGTTCTGAATATCCAGCGGTCGTTATACCTATTGTTACGCAGCATTATATGCTATTACAAAGAAATCTTATTTATACAGCAGTAACAAGGGGAAAAAAGCTTGTAGTAATGATTGGAAGTAATAAGGCATTAGCAATCGCTGTAAAAAATGATAAGACTGAAAGGCGTTACACATATTTAAGCCAAAGACTAAAATAACAATAATGATTCTAATCATAAATTTTGAAGCAACGCAATTTTATGTTTTGATAACTTGTATATACTAATGAAATTAGTGTTAGAGTTTTATTAAGATTATGTTAAAAAATTACCTTGACATTTAAAATCAAAAACAATATAACCCGCAAATCGAATTTGGGACGGGATTTTAAAAAAATTCAAAAACAAATTTGAGCGTAAAAAATAGCTTGACTTAAAAAAATAAAGTTATTATAAAGCGCAAATCGAATTTGGAGACAAACTAAAAAGTTTAAAACAAATTTAAAGCACAAAAAT from Desulfobacterales bacterium includes:
- a CDS encoding ATP-dependent RecD-like DNA helicase; translation: MLIDLQGQIERITYTNPENGYTVAKLKVYGQDDLITIVGSLFSPSPGEILKIKGEWAEHSKYGSQFKIVEYTTTVPATVYGIKKYLGSGLIKGIGPVMAERIVKQFGKDTLDIIETDPHKLSEIGGIGSKRIKMIEDAWIAQKEIRNVMIFLQAHGVSSGYATKIFKQYDSRSIQVVKENPYRLAMDIYGIGFVTADKIAEKLGFLKDAPVRVQAGIIYVLHQVADDGNVYYPYQELIKKSEEILQVQSDPVIEAISEMTKEQKIVMEDLNESLDTFIANNKAVYLTKYYVCETGIARKMKSIIQEGRAIKSVNPDESVSWVQSKLSIVLAEKQKQAIQTAIQNKIVVITGGPGTGKTTIINAILKIFSQLTPNILLAAPTGRAAKRMSETTGYESKTIHRMLEFNMQNGGFQKNDEKPLKCDILIIDEASMIDTVLMYHLLKAVPLHAVLIFVGDVNQLPSVGAGNVLNDIILSGTIPVVTLTEIFRQAKESSIIVNAHRINNGFFPVFDLDGTKKDFFFMNHDDPEKVLEFIIEIVKERIPKRFGLDPIEDIQVLTPMNKGIVGTNNLNLQLQEILNPSNNGEEVLRRGRTFRINDKVMQIKNNYDKMIFNGDIGRIINIDKEQQEVIIDFDKKEVFFDFSDLDEIVLAYAVSVHKSQGSEYPAVVIPIVTQHYMLLQRNLIYTAVTRGKKLVVMIGSNKALAIAVKNDKTERRYTYLSQRLK